A stretch of Natator depressus isolate rNatDep1 chromosome 2, rNatDep2.hap1, whole genome shotgun sequence DNA encodes these proteins:
- the INSIG1 gene encoding insulin-induced gene 1 protein isoform X1 codes for MLFPAPRGGSLQPPFRGEGRGPALPLPPGILMVKPMPRLENCTWSCSCAARGRHKNQLGKTAVGLAAKVGEMLSSSVSSSPLTLVGHGTRTPSTSSLSSSSTNSLNLNQHLVQRSLVLFAVGAFMALVLNLLQIQRNVTLFPEEVIATIFSSAWWVPPCCGTAAAVVGLLYPCIDSHLGEPHKFKREWASVMRCIAVFVGINHASAKLDFANNVQLSLTLAALSLGLWWTFDRSRSGLGLGITIAFLATLITQFLVYNGVYQYTSPDFLYIRSWLPCIFFSGGVTVGNIGRQLAMGIPEKPHTD; via the exons ATGTTGTTCCCGGCGCCGCGCGGAGGCTCCCTCCAGCCACCGTTccgaggggaggggcgggggccgGCTCTCCCTCTGCCTCCGGG GATCCTGATGGTGAAGCCAATGCCCAGATTAGAGAATTGCACCTGGAGTTGTTCCTGCGCTGCTAGGGGAAGGCATAAAAACCAACTGGGGAAAACTGCTGTTggactggctgccaaggtgggcGAGATGCTGAGCTCTTCGGTCTCAAGCTCCCCACTGACTTTGGTGGGTCATGGAACACGGACCCCTAGCACTTCCAGTCTTAGTAGCAGCAGCACCAACAGCCTGAACTTGAACCAACACCTGGTGCAACGGAGCTTGGTGCTCTTTGCTGTGGGTGCTTTCATGGCACTGGTGTTGAACTTACTGCAGATCCAGAGGAATGTGACCCTATTCCCTGAGGAAGTCATTGCCACTatcttctcctctgcctggtgggtgcCCCCTTGCTGTGGGACAGCTGCAG CTGTTGTTGGCCTGCTGTATCCCTGTATTGACAGCCATCTTGGAGAACCACACAAATTCAAGAGAGAATGGGCCAGTGTAATGCGATGTATAGCAGTTTTTGTTGGTATTAACCATGCAAGTGCT AAACTGGATTTTGCAAATAACGTTCAGCTCTCCTTGACTCTAGCAGCATTGTCATTGGGTCTTTGGTGGACATTTGATCGTTCAAGAAGTGGTCTTGGTCTTGGAATTACAATAGCCTTTCTAGCCACTCTAATCACTCAGTTTCTTGTATATAATGGTGTTTATCA GTATACATCGCCGGATTTTCTTTACATCCGTTCTTGGCTACCATGTATATTTTTCTCAGGAGGCGTGACTGTAGGAAACATAGGAAGACAACTGGCTATG
- the INSIG1 gene encoding insulin-induced gene 1 protein isoform X2, which translates to MVKPMPRLENCTWSCSCAARGRHKNQLGKTAVGLAAKVGEMLSSSVSSSPLTLVGHGTRTPSTSSLSSSSTNSLNLNQHLVQRSLVLFAVGAFMALVLNLLQIQRNVTLFPEEVIATIFSSAWWVPPCCGTAAAVVGLLYPCIDSHLGEPHKFKREWASVMRCIAVFVGINHASAKLDFANNVQLSLTLAALSLGLWWTFDRSRSGLGLGITIAFLATLITQFLVYNGVYQYTSPDFLYIRSWLPCIFFSGGVTVGNIGRQLAMGIPEKPHTD; encoded by the exons ATGGTGAAGCCAATGCCCAGATTAGAGAATTGCACCTGGAGTTGTTCCTGCGCTGCTAGGGGAAGGCATAAAAACCAACTGGGGAAAACTGCTGTTggactggctgccaaggtgggcGAGATGCTGAGCTCTTCGGTCTCAAGCTCCCCACTGACTTTGGTGGGTCATGGAACACGGACCCCTAGCACTTCCAGTCTTAGTAGCAGCAGCACCAACAGCCTGAACTTGAACCAACACCTGGTGCAACGGAGCTTGGTGCTCTTTGCTGTGGGTGCTTTCATGGCACTGGTGTTGAACTTACTGCAGATCCAGAGGAATGTGACCCTATTCCCTGAGGAAGTCATTGCCACTatcttctcctctgcctggtgggtgcCCCCTTGCTGTGGGACAGCTGCAG CTGTTGTTGGCCTGCTGTATCCCTGTATTGACAGCCATCTTGGAGAACCACACAAATTCAAGAGAGAATGGGCCAGTGTAATGCGATGTATAGCAGTTTTTGTTGGTATTAACCATGCAAGTGCT AAACTGGATTTTGCAAATAACGTTCAGCTCTCCTTGACTCTAGCAGCATTGTCATTGGGTCTTTGGTGGACATTTGATCGTTCAAGAAGTGGTCTTGGTCTTGGAATTACAATAGCCTTTCTAGCCACTCTAATCACTCAGTTTCTTGTATATAATGGTGTTTATCA GTATACATCGCCGGATTTTCTTTACATCCGTTCTTGGCTACCATGTATATTTTTCTCAGGAGGCGTGACTGTAGGAAACATAGGAAGACAACTGGCTATG